A genomic window from Bacteroidota bacterium includes:
- the icmH gene encoding type IVB secretion system protein IcmH/DotU, translating into MPTTASPPPDAHFGSFGDFSARLADVYAPCFSLALQLRATQEYGDAEMLRRRIKHLLETTRREAEGTGLAPEDIREAEFALVAFLDETLLSSGWSQKNQWLSNPLQLELYDRFDAGETFFDRLDGMRANPGLHAEVLEVYYLCMALGFKGKYQLHGQEELRMLVEEVQSEVERQPGMAPGQLAPHGQPRGQVATEVRSRVPTWAVVTAVVMLSLVIYLGMTVYMNRTAAEVARDIETVATP; encoded by the coding sequence CGCCGACGTATATGCGCCGTGCTTCTCGCTCGCGCTCCAGCTTCGGGCGACGCAGGAGTACGGGGATGCCGAGATGCTCCGCCGCCGGATCAAGCACCTCCTGGAGACTACCCGGCGCGAGGCTGAGGGCACCGGGCTCGCGCCTGAGGACATCCGCGAGGCCGAGTTCGCCCTCGTCGCCTTCCTCGACGAGACGCTGCTCTCGTCGGGGTGGAGCCAGAAGAACCAGTGGCTCTCGAACCCGCTCCAGCTCGAACTCTACGACCGCTTCGACGCGGGCGAGACGTTCTTCGACCGGCTCGACGGGATGCGGGCCAACCCCGGCCTCCACGCCGAAGTGCTGGAGGTCTACTACCTCTGCATGGCGCTGGGCTTCAAGGGGAAGTACCAGTTGCACGGGCAGGAAGAACTCCGCATGCTCGTCGAAGAGGTCCAGAGTGAGGTGGAACGCCAGCCGGGCATGGCACCGGGGCAGCTTGCCCCGCACGGCCAGCCGCGCGGCCAGGTCGCCACTGAAGTCCGCAGCCGGGTGCCAACCTGGGCCGTCGTGACCGCGGTCGTCATGCTCAGCCTGGTGATCTACCTCGGCATGACAGTCTACATGAACCGCACCGCTGCCGAGGTGGCGCGGGACATCGAAACGGTGGCAACCCCATGA
- the tssM gene encoding type VI secretion system membrane subunit TssM: MTWLTSKGFWIGLGVVLVVLLVLLAALVMEWSLVVTGLALAVALLLVGLALMMRQMKAAQASSGLEQQLMAQAASQQQNVRPDQQAEIEQLQADLERAIETLKQSKLGKKGWRPGGGKAALYALPWYLFIGPPGAGKTTAIANSGLSFPVGTDRVRGVGGTRDCDWFFTDQAILLDTAGRYVTEREDNDEWIAFLEILKKHRKERPINGVLVGIALDELAGASPAEIERHADTVRARIDELIRHLGIRFPVYLLFTKTDLLQGFVEFFGEFDRREREVIWGATLEPDAAPEAGFRALFEREFDRLAEALSGFRSRRLRRAMKREERKLVYNFPLQFASLRGALGPFVARLFQPNPYQETPIFRGFYFTSGTQEGVPIDHVIRAIEAEFDLPPEMTPLGAETEAKSYFIKDVFTEVVIPDQYLGRQTSRAATQRRLARAGTSAAAVAALVLFLLGASQAVFRSKSDLDRARDAASEAALVRWDDRRPSIANLDRMTLLRDEIDRLGGGPPLLQLGLNRRGTVLEPARALYHARARAFVEAYPLATLRDRLGRVASDSSARRSAYEDLKAYLLLTSDAQRLDDEANAAFLQQYLTDVTYGSLYGADSTSAIAPAGIDRHLAAFVEGLDAAAVAPFEPEAGLVLSTRDLIYEQPSVRGVYNRLRSEGSAVLPPVRLAEVVPPRFHAMFQLGEGGGPRVPGFFTQRGWDEFARQAFETESEDPSRDDWVMGVSGDELPPDMLQAGEMLARLNEFYFEDYGRAWKRFMRSVRYQSFSDAPTAVTYLSFLSNTTDSPLIYVLARITAETTFGDLPGGQVGQGIADAVRRQGDQVRRRVTGRATDGLGGDENMHPVMRQFVGLHALQADQAESGGAGEGLYRALEALGQVGSMLEGAADPAQAAEFAAAVVGDNGGRLNNALGQIRGGLRRLDADVRRTLFEEPVYVAWGTILGSAQRRLNERWRAEVQAEFQRTLAGTYPFDPNSRQDAPLDDFERFFRPGDGTLAAFYDEVLAPYLTQDGRPRTWGGGSIGLSGRAETALGRAQAIGEALFSGGTLQLAFELQADLPERDGDAPNPSRVSVLIHGTPDSYGLGSFRPSTPFAWPGPSGARLSVSTNRGELGPKQFEGDWAWFRLLQQADVRRTTTTQYEVRWPFREPDEYVVTAVYTLSTRSRAFPFNNATQFFAFSPPATLN, from the coding sequence ATGACGTGGCTGACGAGCAAAGGATTCTGGATCGGCCTCGGCGTGGTCCTCGTGGTGCTGCTGGTGCTGCTGGCCGCGCTCGTCATGGAGTGGTCGCTCGTGGTGACGGGGCTCGCGCTCGCGGTCGCGCTGCTGCTCGTCGGCCTCGCGCTGATGATGCGGCAGATGAAGGCCGCGCAGGCGTCGAGCGGGCTGGAGCAGCAGCTCATGGCCCAGGCGGCCTCGCAGCAGCAGAACGTCCGGCCGGACCAGCAGGCCGAGATCGAGCAGCTCCAGGCGGACCTGGAGCGCGCCATCGAGACGCTCAAGCAGTCCAAGCTCGGCAAGAAGGGGTGGCGGCCCGGTGGCGGCAAGGCCGCCCTCTACGCCCTGCCGTGGTACCTCTTCATCGGCCCGCCCGGCGCGGGCAAGACGACGGCGATCGCCAACTCGGGCCTCAGCTTCCCCGTCGGCACGGACCGCGTGCGCGGCGTCGGCGGCACCCGCGACTGCGACTGGTTCTTCACCGATCAGGCGATTCTCCTCGACACGGCGGGCCGCTACGTCACCGAGCGCGAGGACAACGACGAGTGGATCGCGTTCCTGGAGATCCTCAAGAAGCACCGCAAGGAGCGCCCCATCAACGGCGTCCTCGTCGGCATCGCGCTCGACGAGCTGGCCGGCGCGTCGCCGGCCGAGATAGAGCGCCACGCCGACACCGTCCGCGCGCGGATCGACGAGCTCATCAGGCACCTCGGCATCCGCTTCCCGGTCTACCTCCTCTTCACCAAGACCGACCTGCTGCAAGGCTTCGTCGAGTTCTTCGGCGAGTTCGACCGGCGCGAGCGCGAGGTGATCTGGGGCGCTACGCTGGAGCCGGACGCGGCCCCCGAGGCCGGCTTCCGGGCGCTCTTCGAGCGGGAGTTCGACCGGCTCGCCGAGGCGCTCTCGGGCTTCCGCTCGCGGCGGCTGCGCCGGGCGATGAAGCGCGAGGAGCGCAAGCTGGTCTACAACTTCCCGCTCCAGTTCGCCTCGCTGCGCGGTGCCCTCGGGCCGTTCGTCGCCCGCCTGTTCCAGCCGAACCCGTACCAGGAGACGCCCATCTTTCGCGGGTTCTACTTCACGAGCGGTACCCAGGAAGGCGTTCCCATCGACCACGTCATCCGCGCCATCGAGGCGGAGTTCGACCTCCCGCCGGAGATGACCCCGCTCGGCGCGGAGACCGAGGCCAAGAGCTACTTCATCAAGGACGTGTTCACCGAGGTCGTGATCCCCGACCAGTACCTCGGGCGGCAGACCTCGCGGGCGGCGACGCAGCGGCGGCTGGCCCGCGCCGGGACCTCGGCGGCGGCGGTGGCGGCGCTCGTGCTGTTCCTCCTCGGAGCCTCGCAGGCGGTCTTCCGCAGCAAGAGTGACCTCGACCGCGCCCGCGACGCGGCGTCAGAGGCCGCCCTCGTCCGCTGGGACGACCGCCGCCCGAGCATCGCCAACCTGGACCGGATGACGTTGCTCCGCGACGAGATCGACCGCCTCGGCGGCGGCCCGCCGCTGCTTCAGCTCGGCCTCAACCGGCGCGGGACCGTGCTCGAGCCGGCGCGCGCGCTCTACCACGCGCGGGCACGGGCGTTCGTCGAAGCCTACCCGCTGGCCACGCTGCGGGACCGCCTCGGACGCGTCGCCTCCGACTCGTCGGCGCGGCGGAGCGCCTACGAGGACCTCAAGGCGTACCTCCTGCTCACCTCAGACGCGCAGCGCCTCGACGACGAGGCCAACGCGGCGTTCCTCCAGCAGTACCTGACCGACGTGACCTACGGCTCGCTCTACGGCGCGGACTCCACCTCGGCTATCGCGCCGGCGGGCATCGACCGGCACCTCGCGGCGTTCGTCGAGGGGCTGGACGCCGCCGCCGTCGCGCCCTTCGAGCCCGAGGCGGGCCTCGTCCTGAGCACGCGCGACCTGATCTACGAGCAGCCCTCCGTTCGCGGAGTCTACAACCGCCTCCGCAGCGAGGGCAGCGCCGTCCTCCCCCCGGTCCGCCTCGCCGAGGTCGTGCCCCCGCGCTTCCACGCCATGTTCCAACTCGGCGAGGGCGGCGGGCCGCGCGTTCCGGGCTTCTTCACCCAGCGGGGCTGGGACGAGTTCGCTCGCCAGGCGTTCGAGACCGAGAGTGAAGACCCCTCGCGCGACGACTGGGTGATGGGCGTCTCGGGAGACGAGCTGCCGCCGGACATGCTCCAGGCGGGCGAGATGCTGGCGCGGCTCAACGAGTTCTACTTCGAGGACTACGGGCGAGCCTGGAAGCGCTTCATGCGGAGCGTCCGCTACCAGTCCTTCAGCGATGCGCCGACGGCCGTCACCTACCTCAGCTTCCTCTCGAACACGACGGACTCGCCGCTCATCTACGTGCTGGCCCGGATTACGGCCGAGACGACCTTCGGCGACCTGCCGGGCGGGCAGGTCGGCCAGGGGATAGCGGACGCCGTGCGCCGGCAGGGCGACCAAGTCCGGCGCAGGGTGACCGGCCGCGCCACCGACGGGCTCGGCGGCGACGAGAACATGCACCCCGTGATGCGGCAGTTCGTGGGGCTGCATGCCTTACAGGCGGACCAGGCCGAGAGCGGAGGCGCGGGCGAGGGCCTCTACCGGGCGCTCGAGGCGCTCGGCCAGGTGGGCAGCATGCTCGAAGGAGCCGCCGACCCTGCCCAGGCTGCCGAGTTTGCCGCGGCCGTCGTGGGGGACAACGGCGGGCGTCTGAACAACGCGCTCGGCCAGATCCGGGGCGGACTCCGCCGCCTCGACGCCGACGTGCGCCGGACACTCTTCGAGGAGCCGGTCTACGTCGCGTGGGGCACCATCCTCGGGTCGGCGCAGCGCCGCCTCAACGAGCGCTGGCGCGCTGAGGTCCAGGCCGAGTTCCAGCGCACGCTCGCCGGTACCTATCCCTTCGACCCGAACAGCCGGCAGGATGCCCCGCTCGACGACTTCGAGCGCTTCTTCCGGCCCGGCGATGGCACGCTCGCCGCGTTCTACGACGAGGTGCTGGCTCCCTACCTGACCCAGGACGGCCGGCCGCGTACCTGGGGCGGCGGGTCTATCGGTCTCTCCGGGCGGGCCGAAACCGCGCTCGGCAGGGCGCAGGCTATCGGCGAGGCACTCTTCAGCGGAGGCACACTCCAACTCGCGTTCGAACTCCAGGCCGACCTGCCCGAGCGCGACGGCGACGCGCCGAACCCCAGCCGGGTCTCGGTCCTGATCCACGGAACCCCGGACAGCTACGGCCTGGGCTCGTTCCGTCCCTCGACGCCGTTCGCGTGGCCCGGCCCGTCGGGCGCTCGCCTCTCGGTCTCGACCAACCGAGGCGAACTCGGTCCCAAGCAGTTCGAGGGTGACTGGGCCTGGTTCCGGCTCCTC